The segment AAAACACGCATGTGGGGGTTAGCTCCTGGTAATGACGGTGTTTGCGGGGCACTCCAGCTCCGCAAGGTGTTGCCCCCCTCGGGAGAGGCGCTTTGCCTGGTACATCGCCGCATCCGCTGCGCTGAGCAGATCCTCGGCGGTTGCACCATGCTCGGGGTAGACGGCGATGCCGATACTGAGTGAGGACACGATGCTGATTTGGCCCGGCACTTTAATCGGCTCAAGCATGCTGGCAATCACCTTGTCCGCAATGCGCTGGGCGTCTTCGATCTTGTGCAGCGGGGTCAGCAATATTGCAAATTCGTCGCCACCCAGACGCGCCACAACATCGCCTTCACGCAACTGGGCACGAATGCGCGTCGCGATAGCCACCAACACCGCATCACCTGTGGCATGGCCATAGGAATCGTTGATGTCTTTGAAATGGTCGCTATCGAGGAACAGCACGGCGGCCTTCCCTCGGGCGTTGTTCAGCGAGCGCAGGGTGCGCGTCAGTCGCGTTTCAAAGTAGGCGCGGTTGGGCAGGTTGGTCAGCGAGTCGTGGCTGGCCTGATGCGCCAGGGTCTGGTTTTCGTTCTGCAGATGGCTCTGCCAGGACTCAAGCTCATCGAGCAGTGCATTGAAGTCGTTGCCCAGGCTGTCCAGTTCAGCAATATGCGCAGGCGGCACGCGCCGATCGAACGCACGCTCGCGGCGAGCGGCGTGGGCCACTTCTGCCAGTTGTTGCAAGGGGCCCGTGATGCCATCCAGGAGTCGACGCGACAGATACAACGCACTCCAGGCACTGAGCGCCGTGCACACAAGCACACCCAACAGCCCGCTCAGTAAAAAACGCAGCAAATTGGCACCATGCCCCCGGACTGTCACCAAGCCGAT is part of the Pseudomonas sp. ML2-2023-3 genome and harbors:
- a CDS encoding diguanylate cyclase domain-containing protein, yielding MSAFKPRKKPLRLRSVLRRGHLGVALVAVTLASASMTLLGVLALKVYADHNLHLIARAINYTSEAAVVFDDRAAATEALAMIASTEAVAEARIYTDDGELLAHWQRPENGLLSKVEMLLADGLLEQPISVPILHQGQEIGLVTVRGHGANLLRFLLSGLLGVLVCTALSAWSALYLSRRLLDGITGPLQQLAEVAHAARRERAFDRRVPPAHIAELDSLGNDFNALLDELESWQSHLQNENQTLAHQASHDSLTNLPNRAYFETRLTRTLRSLNNARGKAAVLFLDSDHFKDINDSYGHATGDAVLVAIATRIRAQLREGDVVARLGGDEFAILLTPLHKIEDAQRIADKVIASMLEPIKVPGQISIVSSLSIGIAVYPEHGATAEDLLSAADAAMYQAKRLSRGGQHLAELECPANTVITRS